Proteins co-encoded in one Girardinichthys multiradiatus isolate DD_20200921_A chromosome 11, DD_fGirMul_XY1, whole genome shotgun sequence genomic window:
- the arhgap35b gene encoding rho GTPase-activating protein 35 has product MMAKKQDARSPIYNLIVVGLSGTEKEKGQCGVGKSCLCNRFVRPSADDFYLDHTSVLSTSDFGGRVVNNDHFLFWGEVSRVLEEGPECRMHVGEQTEFIDDQTFQPHRSTAMQPYIKRAAATKLASAEKLMYFCTDQLGLEQDFEQKQMPEGKLQVDGSLLCVDVSRGMNRNFDDQLKFVTNLYGQLSKTKKPIVLVLTKCDEGVERYIKDAHIFAITKKSLPVVETSARSNINVDLAFLTLVQLIDKSRGKPKIIPYFEALKLQSQQIASAKDRYEWLINRIVKNHNETWLNASRRMNTSPEYKEYVFLEGTAKCKKLFQQHVYRLKQEHIERRRRIYLSTLPLALSSLVPDLDEIDQLSWSGVQKVLESKQHFAHWFVVLEDSPWEDTSHIDNMEDERIPSDLLETAEAEDIFNAHLEHLRNECRRAEIRQEFKQKLASSPFVTPGKPWEEARSFIMNEEFYQWLEEMEYLDLYNRHQKEIIDRAKEDFQELLLEYSELFYELEVDAKPSKEKMGAIQEVLGEEQRFKALQKLPAERDALVLKHIHFVYHPTKETCPSSPHCGDSKIEQLLASRFPTCYPFFDVKAHFGDTKADRINLVILGKDGLAREFANEIRALCTNDDWYVLDGKMYELTLRPIEGNVRLPVNSFHTPTFTPHGCLCLYNSKDSLSYVVESLERLRESTLGRRDSQLAQLPTSLLLVTKRGVGSYVDIGGDSALNLITQGQQVARRLQCSFLDPASPGVGYGHNVNETQINQVLRGLLDVRRSTSFGSSSPPLPPEPSGLRDSPHQPAQEADLRIVMCLMCGDPYDIEQLLSPFLMHQHCRPISNSGTSVLLEQTVGGHRLAIELSLLSYHASFTLRKSRLVHGYIAVYSVTRKASLETLCAFLCEVQDIIPVQLLAVGDSQAELTDSDFACEQLIQGEELAHEIEGRFNSVVCGSGGVVGGLHRIEMFHSFLMEVVEKRNIVEATHMYDNVADACTNENVYSPRCISPSPVTMYVDSEDDVEPSPPYYDGTLSSHTGGFNMPDLDSSDISVISDIRDFENKLNNKIPPQVRVKPGVTFDFRKMSRSPYIDTLGHRRSLPSAVTWVPGGDVGYDPSDYAEPIDAVSKPRPSNEEIIYSVPHDSTQGKIITIRNSNRMHSNGNGSDSEADSSSLERRRKFSAVGVKPRLYRDRSKRLGKFSSFRTSFIGSDDEMGALSKSKDDDFGTLKGDTLVNEEIEDPKKRNILKSLRRTAKKTRPKPRPSIPKPMESSYFGVPLASVVSPDRPIPLFIEKCVHFIEKTGLNTEGLYRVSGNKSEMESMQKQFEQDHGLDLVEKDFAINTVAGALKSFFSELPEPLVPCALQVELLDAFKISDREQRLYSMKDVLRKFPKENYDLFRYVVSHLNRVSQLSRVNLMTSENLSICFWPTLMRPDFSTMDALTATRTYQTIIETFIHQCAFFFYNQPLIDSPTGLGGLPASPTTTLSGSSAYSCYRSSPPHTASHFSPLQQSPPPTPQSPLQSLLPPLHQHPHAHHSPAEQETL; this is encoded by the exons ATGATGGCAAAAAAGCAAGATGCACGCTCGCCCATTTACAACCTCATTGTGGTGGGTTTGTCAGGAACAGAGAAAGAGAAGGGGCAGTGTGGGGTCGGCAAATCCTGCCTGTGTAATAGGTTTGTGCGACCTAGTGCCGATGACTTCTACCTGGATCACACGTCAGTGTTGAGTACCAGTGACTTTGGGGGTCGGGTGGTTAACAATGATCACTTTCTCTTTTGGGGGGAGGTGTCTCGGGTGCTGGAGGAGGGGCCCGAGTGCCGGATGCATGTTGGGGAGCAAACCGAATTCATAGATGACCAGACATTTCAGCCACACCGTAGCACTGCTATGCAGCCCTATATCAAACGAGCAGCCGCAACCAAGTTGGCCTCGGCGGAGAAGCTCATGTACTTCTGTACAGATCAGTTGGGTCTGGAGCAAGACTTTGAGCAAAAACAAATGCCAGAGGGGAAACTTCAGGTTGATGGCTCCTTGCTGTGTGTTGACGTGAGCCGGGGCATGAACCGTAACTTTGATGATCAGCTGAAATTCGTCACAAACCTTTATGGTCAGCTCAGCAAGACCAAGAAGCCCATTGTTCTGGTGCTCACCAAATGTGACGAAGGTGTTGAGCGCTACATTAAAGATGCGCATATCTTCGCCATCACAAAGAAAAGCCTTCCAGTAGTTGAGACTTCTGCTCGCTCTAACATAAATGTGGATCTTGCCTTCCTCACATTGGTTCAGCTTATTGATAAGAGTAGGGGCAAGCCCAAGATCATACCATATTTTGAAGCCCTGAAACTTCAGAGTCAGCAGATAGCCTCTGCCAAGGATCGTTATGAGTGGCTCATTAACCGTATTGTCAAGAATCACAATGAAACTTGGTTAAATGCCAGTCGACGAATGAACACCTCGCCAGAGTACAAAGAATACGTCTTCTTGGAAGGAACGGCTAAATGCAAAAAGCTATTTCAACAGCATGTCTACCGCCTGAAGCAGGAGCACATCGAGAGGCGTCGTAGGATATACCTAAGCACTCTCCCTTTAGCACTTAGTTCACTGGTGCCAGATCTTGATGAGATCGATCAGCTGAGCTGGTCTGGAGTGCAGAAAGTGCTTGAGTCCAAACAGCACTTTGCTCACTGGTTTGTCGTTTTGGAAGATTCCCCGTGGGAGGATACATCTCACATTGATAACATGGAGGATGAGCGAATCCCCTCAGACCTGCTGGAGACTGCTGAAGCAGAGGATATATTCAATGCCCATCTGGAACATTTAAGAAATGAATGTAGACGTGCAGAGATAAGACAGGAGTTTAAGCAAAAGTTAGCCTCCTCGCCCTTTGTCACACCTGGTAAACCTTGGGAGGAGGCCCGCAGCTTTATCATGAATGAAGAGTTCTACCAGTGGCTCGAAGAGATGGAGTACTTGGACCTGTACAACCGCCATCAAAAGGAGATTATTGACCGTGCTAAAGAAGACTTCCAGGAGCTTCTGCTTGAGTACTCTGAGCTTTTTTATGAACTTGAAGTAGATGCTAAGCCAAGCAAAGAGAAAATGGGGGCAATTCAGGAGGTTTTAGGGGAGGAACAAAGGTTCAAAGCGCTGCAGAAGCTTCCTGCTGAAAGGGATGCTCTTGTGTTGAAGCATATCCACTTTGTCTATCATCCCACCAAGGAAACCTGCCCAAGCAGCCCCCACTGTGGAGACTCTAAAATTGAGCAACTCCTAGCTTCACGTTTCCCCACGTGTTACCCCTTCTTTGATGTGAAAGCTCATTTTGGGGACACAAAGGCTGACAGAATTAATCTAGTCATACTAGGGAAGGATGGACTAGCCAGAGAATTTGCCAATGAGATTAGGGCGCTGTGCACAAACGATGACTGGTATGTGTTAGATGGGAAGATGTACGAGCTGACACTGCGGCCTATTGAAGGAAACGTACGTCTTCCAGTTAACTCCTTCCACACCCCCACTTTTACCCCTCATGGATGTCTTTGTCTGTATAATTCTAAAGATTCCCTGTCTTATGTGGTAGAAAGTCTTGAGCGACTTAGGGAATCAACTCTAGGTCGAAGAGATAGCCAGCTGGCCCAACTGCCCACGTCTCTTCTTTTAGTCACTAAAAGAGGCGTGGGCTCCTATGTTGATATTGGTGGAGACTCTGCCTTAAACCTGATAACGCAGGGCCAACAAGTTGCTAGGAGACTACAGTGTAGCTTTTTAGACCCGGCTTCCCCCGGTGTGGGCTATGGCCACAATGTAAATGAGACTCAGATCAACCAGGTGCTTAGGGGCCTCCTTGATGTTAGAAGGAGCACATCTTTTGGTAGCAGCTCCCCACCTCTCCCCCCCGAGCCCTCAGGTCTTAGAGACTCTCCTCATCAGCCAGCCCAAGAGGCAGACCTTCGCATTGTCATGTGCTTAATGTGTGGAGACCCCTATGACATTGAACAGCTCCTATCCCCTTTCCTGATGCATCAGCACTGCAGGCCTATATCGAATAGTGGCACTTCTGTTTTGCTGGAGCAGACAGTTGGGGGGCACAGGCTGGCTATAGAGCTCTCTCTCCTCTCATATCATGCCTCCTTCACTTTGAGGAAGAGCAGGTTAGTGCACGGCTACATTGCTGTGTACTCAGTCACCCGGAAAGCTTCCCTGGAGACCCTGTGTGCATTCTTATGTGAGGTTCAGGATATAATCCCCGTACAACTGTTGGCAGTAGGAGATAGCCAGGCCGAGCTCACTGACAGCGACTTTGCCTGTGAACAGCTGATTCAGGGGGAGGAGCTTGCCCATGAGATCGAGGGTCGTTTCAATAGCGTGGTTTGTGGATCCGGAGGAGTGGTGGGAGGACTGCACAGAATAGAAATGTTCCATTCTTTTCTGATGGAGGTGGTGGAGAAGCGCAATATCGTGGAGGCAACACATATGTATGATAACGTTGCTGATGCATGTACCAATGAAAATGTATACTCCCCGCGCTGCATCTCTCCTAGTCCAGTGACCATGTACGTGGATTCGGAGGATGACGTAGAGCCTTCTCCGCCATACTATGATGGCACGCTCTCTTCCCACACTGGTGGCTTCAACATGCCAGACTTGGACTCCAGTGACATCTCTGTCATATCTGATATAAGAGACTTTGAAAACAAGCTCAACAACAAAATACCCCCCCAAGTCAGAGTTAAACCAGGTGTCACTTTTGACTTCAGGAAGATGAGCCGCAGCCCCTACATCGACACTCTAGGTCATCGTCGCTCCCTGCCCTCTGCTGTTACCTGGGTCCCTGGTGGGGACGTGGGTTATGACCCGTCCGACTATGCTGAACCCATTGATGCTGTCTCAAAACCCCGTCCCAGCAACGAAGAGATCATTTACTCGGTTCCACACGACAGCACACAGGGCAAAATCATAACCATTCGCAACTCCAACAGGATGCATTCAAATGGAAATGGCTCGGACAGCGAGGCAGACAGCAGTTCTTTGGAACGAAGGAGGAAGTTCTCAGCAGTCGGAGTGAAGCCCCGTCTGTACCGCGACCGCTCGAAGAGGCTGGGCAAGTTCAGCAGTTTCCGCACAAGCTTTATAGGCAGCGATGATGAAATGGGAGCTTTGTCAAAGTCCAAAGATGACGACTTTGGGACTTTGAAAGGTGACACTCTTGTTAATGAGGAGATTGAAGACCCAAAAAAGAGGAACATTCTGAAGAGCCTCAGGCGAACTGCCAAG AAAACAAGACCAAAGCCACGTCCTTCGATTCCCAAGCCCATGGAGAGCAGTTACTTTGGAGTGCCGCTGGCAAGTGTGGTGTCCCCAGACAGACCTATTCCACTTTTCATAGAAAAGTGTGTTCACTTCATTGAGAAAACAG GCCTGAACACAGAAGGTTTGTATCGTGTGAGCGGCAACAAGTCTGAGATGGAGAGCATGCAGAAGCAATTTGAACAGG ACCATGGATTAGACCTGGTGGAGAAAGACTTTGCCATAAACACTGTGGCTGGAGCTCTCAAAAGCTTCTTCTCAGAGCTGCCTGAGCCCCTGGTGCCTTGTGCTCTGCAGGTGGAGCTATTGGATGCTTTCA AAATCAGCGACAGGGAGCAGAGGCTGTACTCCATGAAGGATGTCCTGAGGAAGTTCCCCAAGGAGAATTATGATCTCTTCAGATATGTAGTGAGCCACTTAAACAG GGTGAGCCAGTTGAGTAGGGTGAACTTGATGACCAGCGAAAACCTGTCCATCTGTTTCTGGCCCACCCTCATGAGACCTGACTTCTCCACCATGGACGCCCTGACTGCCACACGGACCTACCAGACAATCATTGAGACCTTCATCCACCAGTGTGCATTCTTCTTCTACAACCAGCCCCTAATCGACTCCCCGACGGGGCTTGGAGGCCTTCCTGCCTCGCCCACCACCACCCTCAGCGGAAGCTCCGCCTACTCCTGCTATCGCTCCTCCCCTCCGCACACTGCCTCACACTTCAGCCCTCTGCAGCAGTCACCACCCCCGACCCCGCAGTCACCCCTGCAGTCCCTCCTGCCTCCGCTCCACCAGCACCCCCACGCCCACCATTCTCCTGCTGAGCAAGAGACACTGTGA